In Rhodovulum sulfidophilum DSM 1374, the following are encoded in one genomic region:
- a CDS encoding MmcQ/YjbR family DNA-binding protein, which yields MTETSDLPMTEDALCAFCDALPGATRSQPFGPGIEVWKIGGKIFALMAPGSGRISVKCADPEFATMLIETGRAEKAPYLPRGGWISVGFEAQDADEMAHRLRESHATVRASLPRRVREGLD from the coding sequence ATGACCGAGACATCCGACCTCCCGATGACCGAAGACGCGCTCTGTGCCTTCTGCGACGCCCTGCCCGGGGCGACGCGCAGCCAGCCCTTCGGCCCCGGCATCGAGGTCTGGAAGATCGGCGGCAAGATCTTCGCGCTGATGGCGCCGGGCTCGGGCCGGATCTCGGTCAAATGCGCCGATCCCGAATTCGCGACCATGCTGATCGAGACCGGCCGCGCCGAAAAGGCGCCCTATCTGCCGCGCGGCGGCTGGATTTCGGTCGGGTTCGAGGCCCAGGACGCCGACGAAATGGCGCACCGCCTGCGCGAAAGCCACGCGACGGTGCGCGCAAGCCTGCCGCGCCGGGTTCGGGAAGGGCTCGACTGA
- the cysS gene encoding cysteine--tRNA ligase — translation MTDIQLYNTRTRRKERFEPLDPANLRMYVCGPTVYDRAHLGNARPVVTFDLLFRLLRHVYGADHVTYVRNFTDVDDKINAAALARKQAGDARPLEELIRERTEETIGWYHADMDALGALRPSQEPRATEFIGQMIAMIGDLIEKGHAYAAEGHVMFRVRSYKDYGALSGRSVDDMIAGARVEVAPFKEDPMDFVLWKPSDDDLPGWDSPWGRGRPGWHIECSAMSHELLGDSFDIHGGGIDLQFPHHENEIAQSCCAHPEGGFAKVWMHNEMLQVEGRKMSKSLGNFFTVRDLLEQGVPGEVIRFVFLSTHYRKPMDWTAEKAREAEATLRKWRGLVAGIEPAPSPAPEVIDALSDDLNTAGAIAALHGLAGTGDLAGLKASAGLLGLLGEDMGVWAEMPEADLGGWTERLAAARAAAMDSKDFSEVDRLKALLIGAGVEVRMSKAGIELLPGAGFDPARLEGSE, via the coding sequence ATGACCGACATTCAGCTTTACAATACCCGCACCCGCCGGAAGGAGAGGTTCGAGCCGCTCGATCCCGCCAATCTGCGGATGTATGTCTGCGGCCCCACGGTCTATGACCGCGCCCATCTGGGCAATGCCCGGCCGGTGGTGACCTTCGACCTGCTGTTCCGGCTGCTGCGCCATGTCTATGGCGCCGATCACGTCACCTATGTCCGGAACTTCACCGATGTCGATGACAAGATCAACGCGGCGGCCCTGGCGCGCAAGCAGGCGGGCGATGCGCGCCCGCTGGAAGAGCTGATCCGCGAGCGCACCGAAGAGACCATCGGCTGGTATCATGCCGACATGGACGCTCTGGGGGCGCTGCGCCCCAGCCAGGAACCCCGCGCGACCGAGTTCATCGGGCAGATGATCGCGATGATCGGGGATCTGATCGAAAAGGGCCATGCCTATGCGGCCGAGGGCCATGTGATGTTCCGGGTGCGGTCCTACAAGGACTATGGCGCGCTGTCGGGGCGGTCGGTCGATGACATGATCGCGGGCGCCCGGGTCGAGGTCGCGCCCTTCAAGGAAGACCCGATGGATTTCGTGCTGTGGAAGCCCTCGGACGATGACCTGCCGGGCTGGGACAGCCCCTGGGGCCGCGGCCGGCCGGGCTGGCATATCGAATGCTCGGCCATGTCCCACGAGCTGCTGGGGGACAGCTTCGACATTCATGGCGGCGGGATCGATCTGCAATTTCCCCACCACGAGAACGAGATCGCGCAAAGCTGCTGCGCCCATCCCGAGGGCGGTTTCGCGAAGGTCTGGATGCATAACGAGATGCTGCAGGTCGAGGGCAGGAAGATGTCCAAGAGCCTCGGCAACTTCTTCACCGTGCGGGATCTTCTGGAGCAGGGCGTGCCGGGCGAGGTGATCCGCTTCGTGTTCCTGTCGACGCATTACCGCAAGCCGATGGACTGGACCGCCGAGAAGGCGCGCGAGGCCGAGGCCACGTTGCGCAAGTGGAGGGGGCTCGTCGCGGGCATCGAACCCGCGCCGAGCCCCGCGCCCGAGGTCATCGACGCGCTCTCGGACGATCTGAACACGGCGGGCGCGATTGCCGCGCTGCACGGGCTGGCAGGAACGGGCGATCTGGCCGGGCTGAAGGCCTCGGCCGGGCTGCTGGGATTGCTGGGCGAGGATATGGGCGTATGGGCCGAGATGCCCGAGGCCGATCTGGGCGGCTGGACCGAGCGGCTTGCCGCGGCCCGGGCTGCGGCGATGGACAGCAAGGATTTCTCGGAGGTGGACCGGCTGAAGGCGCTGCTGATCGGGGCGGGCGTCGAGGTCCGGATGAGCAAGGCGGGCATCGAGCTGCTGCCCGGCGCCGGGTTCGATCCGGCCAGGCTGGAGGGCTCGGAATGA
- the cimA gene encoding citramalate synthase → MKDRLYLYDTTLRDGQQTQGVQFSTDEKIRIAHVLDALGLDYIEGGWPGANPTDSAFFEARPETRATFTAFGMTKRAGRSAENDEVLAGVLNAGTDAVCLVGKTHDFHVTTALGISLEENLENIAKSVAHLVARGREALFDAEHFFDGYKDNPAYALSCCQAALEAGARWIVLCDTNGGTLPPEIGRITAEVIAAGIPGEKLGIHTHDDTGNAVAGSLAAIDAGARQVQGTLNGLGERCGNANLTTLIPTLLLKEPYASRFETAVPGEALAGLTRASRLLDDILNRVPLKSAPYVGSSAFAHKAGLHASAILKDPSTYEHVAPGSVGNARIIPMSNQAGQSNLRRRLAEAGLELGRDDPRLAEILDEVKAREGQGYSYDTAQASFELVARRVLGDLPAFFRIKRYRVTVERRRVEPARALTLSEAVVVLDVDGERKLSVSESLDAEGNDRGPVNALWKALAKDLGPYQAFIDDMKLVDFKVRITNGGIEAVTRVIIDSEDGAGRRWSTVGVSPNIVDASFEALLDAVVWKLVRDGAPDYDAGAHVA, encoded by the coding sequence ATGAAAGACCGCCTCTATCTTTACGACACCACGCTTCGCGACGGGCAGCAGACGCAGGGCGTGCAGTTCTCGACCGACGAGAAGATCCGCATCGCCCATGTGCTGGACGCGCTGGGGCTCGACTATATCGAGGGCGGCTGGCCCGGTGCGAACCCGACCGACAGCGCCTTCTTCGAGGCCCGGCCCGAGACCCGCGCCACCTTCACCGCCTTCGGCATGACCAAGCGCGCCGGACGCTCGGCGGAAAATGACGAGGTTCTGGCAGGCGTCCTGAACGCGGGCACCGATGCCGTCTGCCTCGTCGGCAAGACCCATGATTTCCACGTCACCACGGCGCTGGGCATCAGCCTTGAGGAAAACCTGGAAAACATCGCGAAATCCGTCGCCCATCTGGTCGCCCGGGGCCGCGAGGCGCTGTTCGATGCCGAGCATTTCTTCGATGGTTACAAGGACAATCCGGCTTACGCGCTGTCCTGCTGTCAGGCCGCGCTGGAGGCGGGGGCGCGCTGGATCGTGCTCTGCGACACCAATGGCGGCACGCTGCCGCCCGAGATCGGCCGCATCACCGCCGAGGTGATCGCGGCGGGCATTCCGGGCGAGAAGCTGGGGATCCATACCCATGACGATACCGGCAATGCGGTCGCGGGCAGTCTGGCCGCCATCGATGCGGGCGCGCGGCAGGTGCAGGGCACGCTGAACGGGCTGGGCGAGCGTTGCGGCAATGCCAATCTGACGACGCTGATCCCGACGCTGCTGCTGAAGGAGCCCTATGCCAGCCGCTTCGAGACGGCGGTGCCCGGCGAGGCGCTGGCGGGCCTTACCCGGGCCTCGCGGCTTCTGGATGACATCCTCAACCGGGTGCCGCTGAAAAGCGCGCCCTATGTCGGATCGTCGGCCTTTGCCCACAAGGCCGGGCTTCATGCCAGCGCGATCCTCAAGGATCCCTCGACCTATGAGCATGTCGCGCCCGGATCGGTCGGCAATGCCCGCATCATCCCGATGTCGAACCAGGCCGGCCAGTCGAACCTGCGCCGCCGTCTGGCCGAGGCCGGGCTCGAGCTTGGCAGGGACGATCCGAGGCTGGCGGAGATCCTCGACGAGGTGAAGGCGCGCGAGGGGCAGGGCTATTCCTACGATACCGCGCAGGCGAGCTTCGAGCTGGTCGCGCGGCGGGTTCTGGGCGATCTGCCCGCCTTCTTCCGGATCAAGCGCTACCGCGTCACCGTCGAGCGGCGGCGGGTCGAGCCTGCCCGCGCGCTCACGCTGTCCGAGGCGGTGGTGGTGTTGGATGTCGATGGCGAGCGCAAGCTGTCGGTCTCGGAAAGCCTTGATGCCGAGGGCAATGATCGCGGCCCGGTCAATGCGCTCTGGAAGGCGCTGGCCAAGGATCTGGGGCCCTATCAGGCCTTCATCGACGACATGAAGCTGGTCGATTTCAAGGTCCGCATCACCAATGGCGGCATCGAGGCCGTGACCCGGGTGATCATCGACAGCGAGGATGGCGCGGGGCGGCGCTGGTCCACCGTCGGGGTGTCTCCGAACATCGTCGATGCCTCCTTCGAGGCGCTGCTGGATGCGGTGGTCTGGAAACTGGTGCGCGACGGCGCGCCCGATTACGACGCGGGGGCCCATGTCGCTTGA